A region of Flammeovirga agarivorans DNA encodes the following proteins:
- a CDS encoding AraC family transcriptional regulator: MKTESINKLLEIHIEEMDNWTKRPYKNNFFEIVYVEKGTGRQCINEHEFEYKEGNIFFLPPLDCHSFKIHTPTKFYFIRFTDHYFIQKDSLTNYNAWFDKIAYVIANYNKIPGDIIATENERQFIINNIKCIYQEYLRADNYSNSIITGAIASILNILARSIENRYVNKANETDSRFGEILRYINTNLLDHDSIKLTALSEKFGISKSYFSEYFKKQAGVSLVDYILKSKLRIVETKVLHTDLSLKEIAWQLNFTDSSHLSKAFKKTYGMTVKEFKHSGRVACDI; this comes from the coding sequence ATGAAAACAGAATCAATCAATAAGCTATTAGAGATCCACATTGAGGAAATGGACAACTGGACGAAACGACCCTATAAGAATAATTTCTTTGAAATTGTATATGTCGAAAAAGGTACTGGAAGACAGTGTATCAATGAACATGAATTTGAATATAAAGAAGGAAATATCTTTTTTTTACCCCCTCTAGATTGCCATTCATTTAAAATACATACACCAACAAAGTTTTATTTTATCAGATTTACTGATCACTATTTTATACAAAAAGACAGCCTTACTAATTATAATGCTTGGTTTGATAAAATTGCCTACGTCATTGCGAACTACAATAAAATACCGGGAGATATTATTGCCACTGAAAACGAAAGACAGTTCATTATCAATAATATAAAGTGTATCTATCAAGAATACCTTAGAGCAGACAATTATTCTAACTCAATAATTACAGGAGCTATTGCTTCTATATTAAATATTTTAGCGAGAAGTATTGAAAATCGATATGTAAATAAAGCCAATGAAACGGACAGTCGTTTTGGTGAAATACTTCGATATATCAATACCAATTTATTGGATCATGATTCAATAAAACTAACAGCATTAAGTGAGAAATTTGGCATCTCAAAATCGTATTTCTCTGAATATTTCAAGAAGCAGGCAGGTGTGAGTTTGGTGGATTATATCTTGAAATCTAAACTAAGAATTGTAGAAACCAAGGTACTTCATACTGATTTAAGCCTAAAAGAAATTGCATGGCAATTAAACTTTACGGATAGTAGCCACCTTTCTAAGGCATTTAAAAAAACGTATGGAATGACAGTTAAAGAGTTCAAACACTCTGGACGAGTAGCCTGTGATATATAA
- a CDS encoding DUF1330 domain-containing protein: protein MSYYSVLDVTPTTEKWIADYLEPANRLVAKHGGKYLARTATHEQIEGEKQNAGLRIIIEWPSKEAAENFMADPGYVPHLKERTAGSISHHYLIAAQDDLA, encoded by the coding sequence ATGTCTTACTACTCAGTTTTAGATGTTACTCCAACAACAGAAAAATGGATTGCAGATTATTTAGAACCTGCAAATAGATTAGTTGCTAAGCACGGTGGAAAATACCTTGCAAGAACAGCAACACATGAGCAGATTGAAGGTGAAAAGCAAAATGCAGGATTGCGAATTATTATTGAATGGCCTTCAAAAGAAGCAGCAGAAAATTTTATGGCAGATCCTGGCTATGTTCCTCATTTAAAAGAAAGAACAGCAGGTTCAATAAGCCATCACTATTTAATTGCCGCACAAGATGATCTTGCTTAA
- a CDS encoding SDR family NAD(P)-dependent oxidoreductase gives MKKNILITGSTDGIGKSTAFKLAEEGHTLYLHGRNSKRLNQLIDTIKEETNNNNIYGFVADFADLSDVKRMSDEVQKGVKYLDVLINNAGVFNSPISYSKQGYDIRYAVNYLAPYLLTRELLPLLNLGQQSRIINLSSAAQSEVSYDVLMGKQPSNANASYAQSKLALTMWSYYLAHQLEGITVISVNPGSLLNTKMALEAYGQHWSPVDKGANILYDLALSENHAAHNGDYFDNDAGRYAKAHPDTYNESAVNQLIDVTNKILQ, from the coding sequence ATGAAAAAAAATATTCTAATTACAGGTAGTACAGATGGCATTGGTAAAAGCACCGCTTTTAAATTAGCCGAGGAAGGGCATACGTTATATTTACATGGAAGAAATAGTAAAAGATTAAATCAACTTATTGATACAATAAAAGAAGAGACAAACAATAATAATATATATGGCTTTGTCGCTGACTTTGCAGATTTAAGTGATGTAAAAAGAATGTCTGATGAAGTACAAAAAGGAGTGAAATATTTGGATGTACTTATCAATAATGCGGGAGTATTTAATAGTCCTATTTCTTATTCGAAACAAGGATATGACATTAGATATGCGGTTAATTATCTAGCTCCTTATTTATTGACAAGAGAATTATTACCACTGCTTAATTTAGGACAACAATCAAGAATAATCAACTTAAGTTCTGCAGCACAATCGGAGGTTTCTTATGATGTGTTGATGGGGAAACAGCCTTCAAATGCAAATGCATCTTACGCTCAGAGTAAATTGGCTTTAACGATGTGGAGCTATTATTTAGCTCACCAATTGGAAGGAATAACTGTGATTTCTGTTAACCCAGGATCATTATTAAACACTAAAATGGCTTTGGAGGCTTATGGTCAGCATTGGTCACCTGTAGATAAAGGGGCGAACATTTTATATGATTTAGCCTTATCAGAAAATCATGCGGCTCACAATGGTGATTATTTTGATAATGATGCTGGAAGATACGCTAAAGCACATCCAGACACTTATAATGAAAGTGCTGTTAATCAGCTTATAGATGTTACAAATAAAATACTACAATAA
- a CDS encoding radical SAM protein — MNYTGPVYRPPYEGNTLLLQVTVGCAHNDCSFCTMYRDVKFSVAKTEDIESDLQEAQRLYPHVKRIFLVNGDAFVLSAKRLKAIAERIHHYLPEVEVITMYASINNIMHKTDEELKELAEIGIGDLWIGVETGLEDALDYMNKGATLADTEEQLERLNKAGMTFFYGFMFGAAGKGRGRENAEANARLINKVKPLGIVPTTLNANEGTKLSFDVMNGDYEMATEKEVLEEQIKTIELIETATYYMGIHAINSVSFDAKLPQDKNAAINKLNYVLNTTDAARLNSVPVRHRI, encoded by the coding sequence ATGAACTACACTGGACCTGTATATAGACCGCCTTACGAAGGCAATACATTATTACTACAAGTAACAGTAGGTTGTGCTCATAACGACTGTTCTTTTTGTACAATGTATAGAGATGTGAAATTTTCTGTCGCAAAAACAGAGGATATAGAAAGTGATTTACAAGAAGCTCAACGTTTATATCCACATGTTAAAAGAATATTTTTAGTAAATGGTGACGCTTTTGTTTTGTCTGCAAAAAGATTAAAAGCTATTGCAGAAAGAATACATCATTACTTACCAGAGGTAGAGGTTATCACAATGTATGCATCTATCAATAACATCATGCATAAAACAGACGAAGAGTTAAAAGAATTGGCTGAAATAGGTATCGGTGATCTTTGGATAGGAGTGGAAACAGGTTTGGAGGATGCCCTTGATTATATGAATAAAGGTGCTACTTTGGCCGATACTGAAGAACAATTAGAACGCTTAAATAAGGCGGGCATGACTTTCTTCTACGGATTTATGTTTGGTGCAGCAGGTAAGGGCCGCGGGAGAGAAAATGCGGAGGCCAATGCAAGATTAATCAATAAAGTGAAACCTTTGGGTATAGTTCCAACTACATTAAATGCTAATGAAGGTACTAAATTATCGTTTGATGTAATGAATGGAGATTATGAAATGGCGACTGAGAAAGAGGTACTTGAAGAACAAATTAAAACAATAGAATTGATTGAAACTGCAACTTATTATATGGGAATACATGCGATCAACTCAGTAAGTTTTGATGCTAAGCTACCACAAGATAAGAATGCAGCCATCAATAAATTAAATTATGTACTGAATACAACAGATGCCGCAAGATTAAATAGTGTGCCTGTTAGACATAGAATATAA
- a CDS encoding DUF4437 domain-containing protein, protein MKKTLSVAILPILFFFACQQTTDKAIDDWDIKNPTNKVMLTKDVQWEQLNPARGDKSPLAGTLWGDRKADVATGYLGKFVDGFSSPPHIHNVTYRAIVIKGSIHNDDPNAEKMWMKPGSFWTQPKGEAHITAAKGDVNIAYIEIDQGPYLVKPTDQAYDNGERPINVDVSNIVWLGSDKSKWIAKDSKVQLSYLWESKNEKDLKGLFVKIPVGYKGTIKSTGEVMYSVVIDGGIAYTLPQNNKVEKLDEGSCFSASSKAIHTIENTESQEAVFYIRTNGTLEIQ, encoded by the coding sequence ATGAAGAAAACATTATCTGTCGCTATACTTCCAATATTATTTTTCTTTGCTTGTCAACAGACAACCGATAAAGCAATTGATGATTGGGATATTAAGAATCCAACAAATAAAGTGATGCTCACAAAAGATGTGCAATGGGAGCAATTGAATCCAGCAAGAGGAGATAAAAGTCCATTGGCCGGAACACTTTGGGGAGATAGAAAAGCGGATGTCGCTACTGGTTATTTAGGCAAATTTGTCGATGGTTTTTCATCACCACCACACATTCATAATGTGACTTATAGAGCGATAGTAATAAAAGGGAGCATTCATAATGATGATCCTAATGCAGAAAAAATGTGGATGAAACCGGGTAGTTTCTGGACACAACCTAAAGGTGAAGCACATATCACAGCAGCAAAAGGTGACGTGAATATTGCTTATATAGAAATCGACCAAGGACCTTATTTGGTAAAACCTACTGATCAAGCATATGACAACGGAGAGCGACCAATAAATGTCGATGTTTCTAATATTGTATGGCTAGGTAGTGATAAATCAAAATGGATAGCCAAAGACAGTAAAGTTCAATTGAGTTATTTGTGGGAAAGTAAAAATGAAAAGGACTTAAAGGGACTTTTTGTTAAAATTCCTGTTGGCTATAAAGGAACTATAAAAAGTACTGGCGAGGTGATGTATTCTGTAGTAATTGATGGAGGAATAGCCTATACTTTACCTCAGAATAATAAAGTGGAAAAGCTTGATGAAGGAAGTTGTTTTTCTGCAAGCAGTAAGGCAATTCATACTATTGAAAATACTGAAAGTCAAGAAGCAGTATTTTATATCAGAACGAATGGAACGCTAGAAATACAATAG
- a CDS encoding glycoside hydrolase family 47 protein has translation MNRNLSFTQCLATSLATAILFTCLLLPQVSLAKDKISKKEKKEYQERVKTAFIKGWDAYMKYAKGLDAVNPISEKGHNWYAESLLMTPVDAFSTMYLMGLEKEMSEAKELIFSELNFDKDLEVQQFEIAIRILGGLISAYQLDGDQRFLDLAVDLADRMLPVFESPTGIPYRLVNLRTGATSGQGTNPCEIGSMMLEYGMLSKLTGDSKYYDLCKRGIVASFERRGKTGLQGSWIDQDTGEWADTRAHISGGIDAYYEYLLKGYLLFGDKDFLEMYEVSRDAVNKYLVDETSVEGEFWIGWADMNTGERISTRFGALDCFWNGCYVLEGDIERAEKLQASINKMWFLNDIEPEAIDYTTMQPFYKGAEYYMMRPEAIESTYYVWKATGNKTYYVQGKKMFESIEKYCQVDNGYVQLKDVRTKEKWDTLESFFFAETMKYCFLFFADDDVFDFEKYVLNTEAHPLFNTWDKGWKGNHHGIK, from the coding sequence ATGAATAGAAACTTATCCTTCACTCAATGTCTAGCAACTAGCTTGGCTACTGCTATACTATTTACCTGTTTACTACTACCACAAGTTAGCTTAGCCAAAGATAAAATCAGCAAAAAAGAAAAAAAGGAATATCAAGAAAGAGTCAAAACAGCTTTTATTAAAGGTTGGGATGCTTATATGAAATATGCGAAAGGATTAGACGCTGTTAATCCTATTTCTGAAAAAGGACACAATTGGTATGCAGAATCCTTGTTGATGACACCTGTTGATGCTTTTTCTACCATGTATCTTATGGGACTTGAGAAAGAAATGTCAGAAGCAAAAGAACTTATATTCAGTGAATTAAATTTTGATAAAGATTTAGAAGTACAGCAATTCGAGATTGCTATCAGGATCTTAGGAGGTTTAATTTCTGCCTATCAACTAGATGGTGATCAAAGGTTCTTAGATTTAGCTGTAGATCTTGCTGATAGAATGTTACCAGTATTCGAATCTCCAACAGGTATTCCTTACCGCTTGGTTAACCTTCGTACAGGAGCAACTAGCGGACAAGGCACTAACCCTTGTGAAATAGGATCCATGATGTTGGAATACGGCATGTTATCAAAATTAACAGGCGATTCAAAATATTACGACTTATGTAAAAGAGGTATTGTTGCTTCTTTTGAAAGAAGAGGTAAAACAGGATTACAAGGTTCGTGGATCGATCAGGATACCGGTGAATGGGCCGATACAAGAGCACATATTTCTGGTGGAATTGATGCTTACTATGAATACCTACTAAAAGGATATTTGTTATTTGGTGATAAAGATTTCTTAGAGATGTATGAGGTCTCTAGAGATGCCGTAAATAAATACCTTGTTGATGAAACTTCTGTGGAAGGTGAATTCTGGATTGGATGGGCAGATATGAATACAGGCGAAAGAATCAGTACTCGTTTTGGTGCATTGGACTGTTTCTGGAATGGATGTTATGTTTTAGAAGGTGATATCGAAAGAGCAGAGAAACTACAAGCTTCGATTAATAAAATGTGGTTTTTAAATGATATTGAACCTGAAGCTATAGATTATACAACTATGCAACCTTTCTACAAAGGAGCTGAGTATTACATGATGCGTCCAGAAGCTATCGAATCTACCTATTATGTTTGGAAAGCAACTGGTAATAAAACGTATTATGTGCAGGGAAAAAAGATGTTTGAAAGCATCGAAAAGTATTGTCAAGTGGATAATGGTTATGTTCAATTAAAGGACGTAAGAACAAAAGAGAAGTGGGATACATTAGAAAGTTTCTTCTTTGCGGAAACTATGAAATATTGTTTCTTATTCTTTGCTGATGACGATGTTTTTGATTTTGAAAAATATGTTTTAAACACCGAAGCTCACCCACTATTTAATACATGGGATAAAGGTTGGAAAGGCAACCACCATGGAATAAAATAA
- a CDS encoding helix-turn-helix domain-containing protein, with translation MRKFLFETFALSSTDVFHLASTSINNHDDLNPHDHDYFEFFIVSDGEGIHKINNKELSIQKGEACFIRPHDVHTFKKTSKEELVITNLAIKADLLPFYKERYFTSPQLFYWNDEQIPLHVVFTDDELQSILGYLDQMVSKENNLLTLDTFVLHLFSLLKDYSIQDGHLPSWLNYSLKEFKSPQHLKTGINGFIELSQRSGDHVNRVVKKCMQKTLTELVNDERLLYTANQLAMTNAPIKSIYTNAGFENHSYFFRIFKKKYGITPQQYRSKNHKVI, from the coding sequence GTGAGAAAATTTTTATTCGAAACTTTTGCTTTATCTTCTACAGATGTATTTCACCTTGCCAGTACGAGTATTAATAATCATGATGATTTAAATCCACATGACCACGATTACTTTGAATTTTTTATCGTCTCGGATGGGGAGGGAATTCATAAAATCAATAACAAAGAATTATCTATTCAGAAAGGGGAAGCTTGTTTCATTCGACCGCATGATGTGCATACATTTAAGAAGACATCTAAGGAGGAATTAGTGATTACTAACTTGGCCATCAAAGCAGACCTTTTACCTTTTTACAAGGAACGGTACTTTACATCACCTCAATTGTTTTATTGGAATGATGAACAGATACCATTGCATGTAGTATTTACAGATGATGAACTTCAGTCTATTTTAGGTTACTTGGACCAAATGGTGTCGAAAGAAAATAACCTTCTAACGCTAGATACTTTTGTACTTCACCTCTTTTCCTTATTGAAAGATTATTCGATTCAAGATGGTCATCTACCGTCTTGGTTAAATTATTCTTTGAAAGAATTTAAATCTCCACAACATCTGAAAACCGGAATCAATGGCTTTATTGAACTATCCCAACGATCGGGAGATCATGTCAATAGAGTAGTGAAAAAATGTATGCAGAAAACGTTGACAGAATTGGTGAATGATGAGCGATTACTTTATACCGCCAATCAACTTGCAATGACCAATGCTCCCATTAAGAGTATTTATACCAATGCAGGTTTCGAGAACCATAGCTACTTCTTTCGAATTTTTAAAAAGAAGTACGGTATCACTCCCCAACAGTACAGAAGTAAGAATCATAAAGTCATTTGA
- a CDS encoding sulfatase family protein encodes MKLISRILFTLCLLLLFNVKGISQQKPNIVFIVVDDMSPFPIEKQENGETRAFGFSGEKYVKTPFIDSLAADGIIYKNAYVSSSVCSPSRYTSLTGRYAGRCSGTQFMRMHPLGNMTRVENNTELETNRWNVAKVLKKHGYTTGFVGKSHIVENDKLRRDKYEENGFEEFPLSADIKDQKVSNAMSYNHNKWTQMIKENGFDYANAVYGANLKELYSKEANAHNIEWTTSAVLDFIDQNAKKKDPFFLYYATTVPHGPEPWRRVKGEFKYSLDADPNITGEGYIEKDYSFMPSRTDIKNEIITDKSLRKDQAWITWFDKSIQAIVDKLKKDGMYENTLIVISSDHGSYHFGKTTLYETGVKIPLMMHWPKGIEKGKTYNGLVQNIDFAPTFLDIAGIKQKKSLEMDGKSLLPTFKDQETKIHDYLFFELGFARGVLADNWKYIAVRYPNNIKAKIAKGGTFKGYHDVEIKEPYYTRNQHLGNLASKANPHYFEKDQLFDLTNDPTEEVNLFEQQPEKAKELKEILQKKLHTFKDRPFDEFTKNNFPQ; translated from the coding sequence ATGAAATTAATATCAAGAATCTTATTTACTCTTTGTCTATTACTACTTTTCAATGTTAAAGGTATTTCACAACAGAAGCCTAACATCGTATTTATAGTCGTGGATGATATGAGTCCTTTTCCAATTGAAAAACAAGAAAATGGTGAGACTAGAGCCTTTGGTTTTAGTGGCGAAAAATATGTAAAAACTCCTTTTATCGATAGTCTAGCGGCAGATGGCATTATTTATAAGAATGCCTATGTTTCGTCCTCTGTTTGTTCTCCAAGTAGATATACATCTCTTACAGGAAGGTATGCAGGAAGATGTTCTGGCACTCAATTTATGAGAATGCATCCGCTTGGAAACATGACAAGAGTAGAGAATAATACAGAGTTGGAAACAAACCGATGGAATGTAGCGAAGGTACTTAAAAAACATGGTTATACCACCGGGTTTGTTGGTAAAAGTCATATTGTTGAAAACGATAAGTTAAGAAGAGACAAATATGAAGAAAATGGTTTCGAGGAGTTTCCATTGTCTGCTGATATCAAAGATCAGAAGGTTTCTAATGCAATGTCTTATAACCATAATAAGTGGACTCAGATGATCAAGGAAAATGGTTTTGATTATGCTAATGCAGTATACGGTGCTAACCTGAAAGAACTTTATTCTAAAGAAGCCAATGCTCATAACATTGAATGGACCACTTCTGCTGTTCTAGATTTTATCGATCAGAATGCGAAGAAAAAAGATCCATTCTTTTTATACTATGCGACAACGGTACCCCATGGACCTGAACCTTGGAGAAGAGTAAAAGGAGAATTTAAATATAGTTTAGATGCGGACCCTAATATAACAGGAGAAGGATATATAGAAAAAGACTACAGTTTTATGCCTAGTAGAACTGATATCAAAAACGAAATTATAACTGATAAAAGTCTTAGAAAGGATCAAGCATGGATCACATGGTTTGATAAAAGTATTCAAGCTATTGTCGATAAACTGAAAAAAGATGGCATGTATGAGAATACCTTAATTGTTATCTCATCTGATCATGGTTCTTATCATTTTGGAAAAACTACACTCTACGAAACAGGAGTAAAAATTCCGTTAATGATGCACTGGCCAAAAGGAATAGAAAAAGGAAAAACTTACAATGGTTTAGTACAGAACATAGACTTTGCTCCTACTTTCTTAGATATTGCTGGAATAAAGCAGAAAAAATCATTAGAGATGGATGGTAAAAGTCTTCTGCCAACATTTAAAGATCAAGAGACGAAAATACATGACTACCTTTTCTTTGAGTTAGGTTTCGCCAGAGGTGTACTTGCTGACAATTGGAAATATATTGCCGTAAGGTATCCCAATAATATTAAGGCTAAAATTGCAAAAGGCGGTACGTTTAAAGGGTATCATGATGTAGAAATCAAAGAACCTTATTATACAAGAAACCAACACCTAGGGAATTTAGCTAGTAAAGCCAATCCTCATTACTTTGAAAAAGATCAGTTGTTTGATCTCACAAATGACCCAACAGAAGAGGTCAATCTGTTTGAACAACAACCTGAGAAAGCAAAAGAATTAAAGGAGATCTTACAAAAGAAACTGCATACTTTTAAAGATCGACCTTTCGATGAATTTACAAAGAATAATTTTCCACAGTAA
- a CDS encoding sulfatase-like hydrolase/transferase → MKHILFSIIVFSLCGHIWASNPPKKRKTNLVFIITDQQQYKALGLAGNKVLKTPNLDRLGESGAYFVNAYSACAVCGPARSSILTGLTVENTGVNTNDKTYYYRKEKVMQAPTFDEILKENGYTCEYYGKWHVMSNKAKVYSNPKLNAKSGKSAFDHGGQNFMYQDWLNGHLSKRPLKDGEHLDRFTKRPYSPDPIDKFYGKDYQEIKKQKASQPNFHGRLNIPQEYSITAFQAQETMNAIERLKDQPFSITCSFHSPHAPMIVPEPFYSMYDPKKMTPPVSIGDDMKNSPYKFSNGKKNLPEYSDPEKIKYMISNYYGLISEIDHWVGQIIDKIDELGLSDNTLIVFTSDHGEMLGAHGLREKNIFYEESAHIPLLLKLPKQIDKNTTVEGYVSHIDIFPTILDYLNIKGHDADGQSLRDLVDGKDTDYGQFVVTEWNYRGDTSPNYMIVKDGWKMMVPYSVESKVLDVLYNLNEDPNEMNNLLGKNPEQAKYSDKVEELRADLLSWLKKNNSKHYNGVRDRVIVKNI, encoded by the coding sequence ATGAAACATATATTATTTTCTATCATTGTCTTCAGTTTATGTGGGCATATCTGGGCTTCTAACCCGCCAAAGAAAAGGAAAACCAATCTTGTATTTATCATTACTGACCAGCAACAATACAAGGCCTTAGGGTTAGCAGGTAATAAAGTATTGAAAACTCCAAACCTGGACCGATTAGGTGAAAGCGGAGCTTACTTTGTTAATGCTTATTCTGCTTGTGCAGTTTGTGGCCCTGCCCGTTCCTCTATTCTTACAGGGTTAACAGTGGAAAACACAGGAGTAAATACCAACGATAAAACGTATTACTACAGAAAAGAGAAGGTGATGCAAGCTCCTACCTTTGATGAAATTCTAAAGGAAAATGGCTACACCTGTGAATACTATGGTAAGTGGCATGTCATGTCCAATAAGGCAAAAGTATACTCCAATCCTAAGTTGAATGCTAAAAGTGGTAAATCAGCATTTGATCATGGTGGACAAAATTTTATGTATCAGGATTGGCTCAATGGACATTTATCAAAAAGACCTCTAAAAGATGGTGAGCATCTGGATCGTTTTACCAAAAGGCCCTATTCGCCAGACCCAATTGACAAGTTTTACGGAAAGGATTATCAAGAAATAAAAAAACAAAAAGCTTCTCAGCCTAACTTTCATGGTCGATTAAACATCCCTCAGGAATATTCTATTACTGCTTTCCAAGCACAAGAAACCATGAATGCCATTGAACGCTTAAAAGATCAGCCATTTAGTATTACTTGTTCTTTTCATTCACCACATGCACCCATGATTGTTCCTGAACCTTTCTACAGCATGTATGATCCTAAGAAAATGACTCCACCAGTGAGTATTGGAGACGACATGAAAAATTCTCCCTATAAATTCTCGAATGGAAAGAAGAATTTACCGGAATATTCAGATCCAGAGAAAATCAAATATATGATTTCAAACTACTATGGATTAATTTCTGAAATTGATCATTGGGTAGGACAAATAATTGATAAAATTGATGAGTTAGGACTTTCTGACAACACTTTAATTGTATTTACCAGCGACCATGGCGAAATGTTGGGAGCACACGGATTAAGAGAAAAAAATATCTTCTACGAAGAATCCGCTCATATTCCATTGCTACTAAAATTACCTAAGCAAATTGATAAGAATACAACAGTTGAAGGATATGTTTCACACATCGATATCTTCCCTACAATTTTAGACTACCTCAATATTAAAGGGCATGATGCCGATGGGCAAAGTCTACGAGACCTTGTAGATGGAAAAGATACCGATTATGGTCAATTTGTAGTCACTGAATGGAATTACAGAGGAGATACCTCACCCAATTACATGATTGTAAAAGATGGTTGGAAAATGATGGTTCCATACTCAGTAGAATCGAAAGTATTGGATGTACTCTATAACCTCAATGAAGATCCCAACGAGATGAATAACCTATTAGGTAAAAATCCAGAGCAGGCTAAATATTCAGACAAGGTGGAAGAACTTCGAGCAGATTTACTGAGTTGGTTAAAAAAGAACAATTCAAAACACTATAATGGAGTAAGAGATAGAGTTATCGTAAAAAACATTTAG
- a CDS encoding sulfatase family protein, translated as MKKTLQIIILLSLSMVNLAVAQDKKPNIILFLADDFGFGSTNVYGASEALVQTPNINQLAKEGVQFNNAFTTGSVCSPTRYGLLTGEYSWRSRLQKGVVSPSAPALIRQETKTLPEYLNSIGYTTAAIGKWHLGYNEKEFKNLLGTIKHGPNSHGFNYSFTVPNNLDDVHKIYVENDKVYGLRSEKLSPYGRSFYGKQYKGYDAPQRVTEQVMNDLTEKSIQWLDTLDKEQPFFLYFSSVAVHHPITPSPEMRGKSNAGAYGDFIQDIDRCLGILINYLEKNNLRENTVIIFTSDNGGDIPHKKDIMPENFAINKGLQINGTYREDKHTIWDGGLRVPFIVNHPDGIKKGNTSESIVSTVDIYAFLADYINVKELGKNDAVDSFSFKKAINTSKAKYQRAPLIHRDAKGRKAVRDLEWKFIEAKDSNAKDKSLHAQLYHYKKDPSEQENLIHEYPKKAEELNQYLETAKKVGTKLNTPLK; from the coding sequence ATGAAAAAGACACTTCAAATTATAATTCTACTGAGCCTTAGCATGGTAAATCTTGCAGTGGCTCAAGATAAAAAGCCAAATATCATTTTGTTTTTAGCTGATGATTTCGGGTTTGGTTCTACCAATGTTTATGGAGCCTCTGAAGCATTAGTACAGACACCTAACATTAATCAATTGGCGAAAGAAGGCGTTCAATTTAATAATGCTTTTACAACTGGGTCGGTATGTTCTCCAACCCGTTATGGTTTACTCACAGGTGAGTATTCCTGGAGAAGTCGATTACAAAAAGGGGTAGTTAGTCCATCTGCACCAGCTTTAATCCGCCAAGAGACAAAGACACTTCCAGAATATCTGAACTCTATTGGATATACCACTGCAGCCATTGGAAAATGGCATTTAGGTTACAATGAAAAGGAATTCAAGAATTTATTAGGTACTATTAAACATGGTCCAAATAGCCACGGATTTAATTATAGTTTTACTGTTCCGAATAACTTGGACGATGTCCATAAAATTTATGTAGAGAATGATAAAGTTTATGGCCTTCGCTCAGAGAAACTATCACCTTATGGCCGATCATTTTATGGAAAACAATACAAAGGGTATGATGCTCCACAGAGAGTGACAGAGCAAGTAATGAATGACTTGACTGAAAAATCTATACAATGGTTAGATACTTTGGACAAAGAGCAACCCTTTTTCTTATATTTCTCCTCCGTAGCTGTTCATCACCCTATCACTCCTAGTCCTGAAATGAGAGGAAAAAGTAATGCAGGTGCTTACGGTGATTTTATTCAAGACATTGATCGATGCTTGGGCATATTAATAAACTACCTAGAAAAGAATAATCTGAGAGAAAATACCGTTATTATCTTTACAAGTGATAACGGAGGGGATATCCCTCATAAGAAAGATATCATGCCGGAGAATTTTGCGATTAATAAAGGGCTTCAAATTAACGGTACTTACAGGGAAGATAAACATACCATATGGGATGGTGGTTTAAGAGTTCCTTTTATTGTTAATCATCCTGATGGTATTAAAAAAGGAAATACATCGGAAAGTATTGTTAGTACCGTTGATATTTATGCTTTTCTTGCAGATTATATCAATGTAAAAGAACTTGGTAAAAATGATGCTGTTGATAGTTTTAGTTTTAAAAAGGCAATCAATACATCTAAGGCAAAATATCAAAGAGCTCCATTAATACATCGGGATGCAAAAGGTCGAAAAGCAGTACGTGATCTAGAATGGAAATTTATCGAAGCCAAAGACAGTAACGCAAAAGATAAGTCTTTGCATGCTCAGCTTTATCATTACAAAAAGGATCCTTCTGAACAGGAAAATCTAATTCATGAGTATCCTAAAAAAGCAGAGGAATTAAATCAGTATTTGGAAACAGCTAAAAAAGTTGGGACGAAGTTGAATACACCTTTGAAGTGA